In the genome of Actinomadura luzonensis, the window CCCCATCTCCGGCACCATCGCGCGCGGCAGCAACCCGGTCGAGGACGCCGAGGCCATCCGCACCCTCCTGTCCAGCGTCAAGGAGGAGTCGGAGCTGACCATGTGCACCGACGTCGACCGCAACGACAAGTCGCGCATCTGCGTCCCCGGCACGGTCAAGGTCATCGGCCGCCGCCAGATCGAGCTCTACTCCCGCCTCATCCACACCGTCGACCACATCGAGGGCCGCCTGCGCCCCGAGTTCGACGCCCTCGACGCCTTCCTCACCCACATGTGGGCCGTCACCGTCACCGGCGCGCCCAAGACCTGGGCCATGCAGTTCATCGAGGACCACGAGGCCACCACCCGCCGCTGGTACGGCGGCGCCATCGGCTTCATCGGCTTCGACGGCTCCATGAACACCGGCCTCACCCTGCGCACCGCCCAGATCAAGAACGGCGTGGCCACCGTGCGCGCCGGGGCGACCCTGCTGTTCGACTCCGACCCCGAGGCCGAGGAGCGCGAGACCGAGCTCAAGGCCAGCGCCCTGCTCGGCGCGCTCGCCGCGGTCAACTCGCCCGGCTCCGTCCCGGCCGCCGAGCCCAGGCCGCAGCCGGGGCAGGGCATGAAGGTGCTGCTCGTCGACCACGAGGACTCCTTCGTCAACACCCTGGCCGACTACTTCCGCCAGGAGGGCGCCGACGTCGTGACCCTGCGCCACGGCTTTCCCGTGCACGTGATCGACGACATCGCGCCCGACCTCGTCGTCCTGTCGCCCGGGCCCGGCTGGCCGAGCGACTTCGGCATGTCCGCCCTGCTCGACCAGGTCTACGCCCGCGACCTGCCGGTCTTCGGCGTCTGCCTGGGGCTGCAGGCCATGGTCGAGCACGCCGGGGGCACCCTCGAACTGCTCGGCTACCCCGAGCACGGCAAGCGCGGCCAGGTCGGCCGGCTCGGCGACAGCGCGCTGCTCGACGGCCTGCCCGAGCAGTTCACCGCCGCCCGCTACCACTCGCTGCACGCCAAGCAGCCGGGGGTGGTCGGCTTCACCGCGACCGCGCTCACGCCCGACGGCAACGTCATGGCCATCGAGGACACCGAACGGCGCCGCTTCGCCGTCCAGTTCCACCCGGAGTCCATCCTGACGCAGGAAGGCGGGGCCGGCGCCAAGATCATCGCGAACGTCCTGCGCCTCTGCCGCCGCTGACCCCGCCCCGCCGCCTCCCCTGAGCCCCGGCCCACGCGACGCCGCCACCACGCGGCGCCGCAGGGCCGGGGCTCGTGAGGCCCCGCTGTGAGGCCGCCCGATCGCCCGTTCGCTCGTGCCGCCGGTGGATGCTCGCCACCGGTGGCCGGAAGGGCGATGACCGCTGGTAGCGGCGTCCCGTCCGCCGCCGGCCGCCGGCTCGGCCGTCCGTCCGTGGCCGCCGGACGCGGGCGGGTTCTCGCGCCGTCTCCCGCACTCCTCGCGTTCGCAAAAACCGGCGCGGGAGCGTGCGGGGCTCCCCTAGAGTCTCCGCATGCTCCCCGTAGATCTGCCCGCCACGCTGCGTGACGCGCTGCTGGCCCCGCTCGTGGACCACCACTGCCACGGGGTGCGGCGGGACGACCTCACCCGGGCCCGGTTCGAACTGCTCATCAGCGAAGGCGGGGCTCCGGCGCCTCCCGGCACCACGCACTTCGACACCCCGTACGGGCTGGCGTTGCGGCGCTGGTGCGCCCCCTTGCTCGACCTGGAGCCGCATGCCCCGCCCGCCGTCTACCTGGCCCGCCGGACCGACCTCGGGGCCACGGAGGTCAACCGGCGGCTGCTGGCCGCCGCCGGCGTGGTCGCCTTCCTCGTCGACACCGGCCCCGAGGACCTCGACCTGCTGTCGGCCGCCGAGATGGGCCGCCACGGCGGCGCGGCCGCCGACGAGCTGGTCCGCATCGAGCAGATCGAGCAGGACGTCGCCGAGACCTCCGCGCTCGCCGTCGACTACCTGGACACGCTCGCCGAGGAGCTGGCGGCGCGCGCCGCCCGTGCCGTCGGGCTGAAGACCGTCATCGCGACCCGGTGCGGGCTCGACTTCGACCCGGCCCGGCCGAGCCGCGGCTCGGTGATCGCCGCCGCCAACCGCCGCCTGGCCGCGCCGAAGGAGCCGCTCACCGACCCGGTGCTGCTGCGCCACCTGCTGTGGAGCGCCGTGGACGTCGCCAGGGAACGCGGCCTCCCCCTCCAGTTCCACACCGGCTTCCCCACCTCCACCGCCCCCACCCCCCGCCCTGCCGTCAGGGACGAGTACGCGACCGGCAGCGGCGCGGGCCCGGGCGGCTCCCGGGCGTCCCGCCCGGCCGGCCCCACGTCCGGCCTCGGCGCTGAGATCGGCCTGGGCGGCGGCTTCGACGCGTTCCTCCCTGGCCCCACCCGCCTCAACGGCTTCCCTGTGGGCGAGGGGCACACCGTCGGGCCCGGCAGCCGCGCCGACGCCGAGCCCGGCATGGCCGGCCCCCGCTGGGACGCGGAGCCAGGCACGAGCGCCCCAGGCCGTGACGCAGCCCCGGACGCGCCCACCGGCGACCCCGCCGGCAGGAGCGGCCACAGCAGCGGGAGCGGGAGCGGGCGCGGGAGTGAGGAAGCCGGCAGCGAGCGCCGCGGCGTACGCGAGCGTGGCGGGGAGAGCGAGAGCAGCGGCGGGATCGGAAGCGGCGGGATCGAAAGCGGGAGCGCCGGCGCCGCGAACGGGAGCGGCAGCGGGAGCGCCGGCGCCGCGAACGGGAGCGGCAGCGGGAGCGCCGGCGCCGCGAACGGGAGCGCCGGAGCCGGAAGCCGGGGCACCGGGCCCGCGAGCGGTGGGGCTGGGCCCGCGAGCGGTGGGGCTGGGCCCGCGAGCGGAGGCGCCGGGATCGTGAGCGGTGGAGCTGGGATCGTGAGCGGGAGCGCCAGGACCGGGAGCGGGAGCGGTGGGACCGGGAGCGGGATCGCTGGGGCTGGAAATGGGGGCTCCGGGGCCGGGAGTGGGAGCGGTGGGGTCGGGAGCGGGGGCAGAGGGGCCGGGGTGAGTGCGTCCGAGCTGCTCCGCAACGGCCTCAGCACACCCCCCGAGCCCCCCGCCCCCCACCGCACCGACCCCGCCCGCCTGAGCGCCTTCATCACCGCACTCCAGCCCCTGGGCCTGCCGCTGATCCTGCTCGGCTGCTACCCCTTCCACCGCGAGGCCGCCTACCTCGCCGCGGTCCACCCCCACGTCTACGTGGACGTCGGCCTGGCCCTGCCGCACAGCGCCGCGGCCGCGGCCCGCGTCATGGAGGACCTGCTGGAGCTGGCCCCCTTCCACAAGCAGCTCTTCAGCTCCGGCTCGCGCGGCCTGGCCGAGAGCTGCCTCCTGGGCGCGCTGTACTACCGCCGCGCCCTCGGCGCCGCGCTGGCGGCCCGCGTCCGCGACGGCGAGTGGAGCGTCGCGGACGCCGCCCGCATCGCCCACATGATCGGCTCGGGCAACGCCCGCCGCATCTACCGCCTCTGACGAGCCCCGTTTCCCAAACAGCCCCCCACCTGGTTGGATGCATGACTGCCGTCACCACGTACCCAACCGAGCGGGGGCTCCAGAGAAATGCGCAGTGTCGAACCCGAGGTCTTCATCGTGGCCCGTCCGTCGCTCGACTACGACGAGCTGGCCCGCTACCTGGCCGAGGTCGGCGGTGAGAGCTGGCTGGAGCGGCTCGACCGCGGCGACCTCGACGCGCAGAACCTGGCCGAGTTCGCCGGCCGCCTCTGCTACCGCTCCTTCGAGCCGGGTCTCAACCCGAACGTCGTGCGCATCAGGGAGAACCAGGACGACTACCTGCGCAACATCCTGGCCAGCGCGCACGGCTCGGTCCTGGAGCACGTCAGCTTCAGCTTCGTGCTGCACAACGTCAGCCGGGTGCTCACCCACGAGCTCGTCCGGCACCGTCCTGGGGTGGCGATCTCGCAGGAGTCGCTGCGCTTCGTCCGCCTGGACGAGCTGCCGTTCTGGTTCCCCGAGTGGGCGCAGGCGGACGAGGAGCTGATGAAGCGCGCCACGGCCGTGCTGGAGCAGCTTGAGCAGTTCCAGCTCTGGATGGCCGGCCACTTCGGGCTCGACGAGGAGGGCGTGCCGTTCTCGGAG includes:
- the thyX gene encoding FAD-dependent thymidylate synthase, giving the protein MRSVEPEVFIVARPSLDYDELARYLAEVGGESWLERLDRGDLDAQNLAEFAGRLCYRSFEPGLNPNVVRIRENQDDYLRNILASAHGSVLEHVSFSFVLHNVSRVLTHELVRHRPGVAISQESLRFVRLDELPFWFPEWAQADEELMKRATAVLEQLEQFQLWMAGHFGLDEEGVPFSEKKHRTSFMRRFAPEGLATGLVWTANVRTLRHTIEARTAAGAEEEIRLLFQRIGELMRKEAPALFGDYVVEDGAWVPGWRKV
- a CDS encoding anthranilate synthase component I; translated protein: METSGYTTAGGIGVEREAREVDEAALEEIVTALGERRGGAFSSGMDYPGRYSRWAFGYVDPCLELTARGRTIAATALNERGRVVLPAVASCLLAAGKPVTEPTADRVEVHVPESEDLLPEELRSRRPTVFTAIREVIAAFRGDDPHLGLYGAFGYDLAFQFEPIRQQLVRPDDQRDLVLHLPDRLVVIDRQRETSVEYRYEFTVDGATTRGLERTGSATPLREPGELPPDPVKGEYAKVVAAAKEKFKRGDLFEVVPGQVFHAACTDPASFYRSLRHSNPAPYEFIISLGQGEHLVGASPEMYVRVSGDRVETCPISGTIARGSNPVEDAEAIRTLLSSVKEESELTMCTDVDRNDKSRICVPGTVKVIGRRQIELYSRLIHTVDHIEGRLRPEFDALDAFLTHMWAVTVTGAPKTWAMQFIEDHEATTRRWYGGAIGFIGFDGSMNTGLTLRTAQIKNGVATVRAGATLLFDSDPEAEERETELKASALLGALAAVNSPGSVPAAEPRPQPGQGMKVLLVDHEDSFVNTLADYFRQEGADVVTLRHGFPVHVIDDIAPDLVVLSPGPGWPSDFGMSALLDQVYARDLPVFGVCLGLQAMVEHAGGTLELLGYPEHGKRGQVGRLGDSALLDGLPEQFTAARYHSLHAKQPGVVGFTATALTPDGNVMAIEDTERRRFAVQFHPESILTQEGGAGAKIIANVLRLCRR